Proteins encoded by one window of Fibrobacter sp.:
- a CDS encoding alpha-amylase family glycosyl hydrolase, with amino-acid sequence MRPNHIYHIFPLGALRNTADGGNSKANINHAPYRNIRELSSLIPHLQSLRVDSILLGPIFKSETHGYDVTDMYHLDSRLGNDDDLKIMVSDFHNAGFSVFFDAVWNHSSRHHFAYKDLRERGQNSPYANWYRNPRFNVPNLCGDSFT; translated from the coding sequence ATGAGGCCGAATCACATTTACCACATTTTCCCGCTGGGTGCACTACGTAATACCGCCGACGGCGGCAATTCCAAAGCAAACATAAACCACGCGCCCTACCGAAACATTCGCGAACTCTCTAGCCTCATCCCTCACTTGCAAAGTTTGCGGGTGGACTCCATTCTGCTGGGGCCTATTTTTAAAAGCGAGACCCACGGCTACGACGTGACTGACATGTACCATTTGGACTCGCGCCTAGGAAACGACGATGATTTAAAAATCATGGTTAGCGACTTTCACAACGCCGGATTCAGCGTGTTTTTCGACGCCGTCTGGAATCATTCCTCCAGGCATCATTTCGCTTACAAGGACCTGCGTGAAAGGGGGCAGAATTCACCTTACGCCAACTGGTATCGCAATCCGCGATTTAACGTACCCAACCTCTGCGGTGACTCTTTTAC
- a CDS encoding GNAT family acetyltransferase, with translation MQNSYSVTSLNSYFNNKNGVDEDQLKEILNSFSSPVNPDVEHFLQKNSILFTKKKQSISYIVSTGGHLVGYFALAVKPVTFCNEVLSKTAQKVVERISKYDANTKEYSASGYLIAQLGKNFRIAKELQIPGSHLLNIAISTIQQAQNLVGGTIVFLECESHPKLMSFYEQNLFRQFSSRITDNSNNEGLVLNQMFRLI, from the coding sequence ATGCAAAATAGTTATTCAGTTACAAGTCTAAATTCCTATTTCAACAATAAAAATGGTGTTGATGAAGATCAATTGAAGGAAATTCTAAATTCCTTCAGTTCTCCTGTCAATCCAGATGTTGAACACTTTCTACAAAAGAATTCGATTCTTTTTACGAAAAAGAAACAGTCTATCTCGTATATTGTGAGCACAGGCGGACATCTTGTCGGCTATTTCGCTCTTGCGGTAAAGCCTGTCACTTTCTGTAACGAAGTTCTTAGCAAAACCGCCCAAAAGGTAGTTGAGCGTATCAGCAAGTACGATGCAAATACAAAAGAGTATAGCGCCAGCGGGTATCTCATTGCTCAGCTGGGAAAGAACTTTCGCATTGCGAAGGAACTGCAGATTCCCGGTTCGCACTTGTTGAACATTGCCATAAGCACGATTCAGCAGGCCCAAAACCTTGTGGGCGGAACCATCGTATTTCTGGAATGTGAAAGTCATCCGAAATTAATGAGCTTTTACGAGCAAAATTTATTTCGGCAATTTTCCTCAAGGATCACAGACAACTCAAACAACGAAGGTCTGGTACTAAACCAGATGTTCAGACTTATTTAA
- the pth gene encoding aminoacyl-tRNA hydrolase gives MKNSKLFFGLGNPELKYRNTRHQMGCKVLDAFRINFETHLVEHVEGLYDLYAYEHSVDGEKCVDYLCYPLTGMNSAGDVLPELSKKLGIENPEQLIVFYDDIHLEPGCIRVKKMSENHGGHNGVKSVLENFGPGWIACKIGIGSPADKSKLLEWVIGQMDFKCYVILIHTCILFVPLIENFRSYADMAAIQSAFNGMRIVCEDESTCPQSQS, from the coding sequence ATGAAAAATTCCAAGCTATTTTTTGGTCTCGGCAATCCCGAATTGAAATACAGAAATACAAGACATCAAATGGGCTGTAAAGTTCTTGATGCTTTCCGCATCAACTTTGAGACGCACCTCGTAGAACATGTAGAAGGACTGTACGATTTGTATGCATATGAACACTCTGTTGACGGAGAAAAGTGTGTTGACTATCTGTGCTATCCGTTAACAGGGATGAATTCTGCGGGCGATGTCTTGCCGGAACTTTCTAAGAAGTTGGGAATTGAAAATCCAGAACAGCTGATTGTCTTTTATGACGATATTCACTTGGAACCAGGATGCATTCGGGTCAAAAAAATGTCCGAGAATCATGGTGGACACAATGGTGTGAAATCGGTCCTGGAAAATTTTGGTCCCGGTTGGATTGCGTGTAAAATCGGTATAGGAAGCCCTGCCGATAAAAGCAAACTTTTGGAATGGGTCATTGGCCAAATGGACTTCAAGTGCTATGTAATATTAATTCACACATGCATCTTGTTTGTTCCTTTGATTGAGAACTTCAGAAGCTATGCTGATATGGCTGCAATCCAGTCTGCATTCAATGGCATGAGAATCGTTTGCGAAGATGAATCTACTTGTCCGCAATCTCAGAGCTGA
- a CDS encoding antibiotic biosynthesis monooxygenase: MAKTSQVKKQPFESDRIVRLSYIEIHPEYHDQYMAMALEVGATSMRTEPGVICMYPMGLKRDKNALYILEIYASQDAYKKHIASEHFQKYKQGTLHMVKHLDLIDTDPLNPIMSISSEIADK, from the coding sequence ATGGCAAAGACTAGTCAAGTGAAAAAGCAGCCCTTTGAAAGCGACCGCATCGTTCGCCTGTCCTACATCGAGATTCACCCGGAATATCACGACCAGTACATGGCCATGGCTCTTGAAGTCGGCGCCACCAGCATGCGTACGGAACCGGGCGTTATCTGCATGTATCCCATGGGCCTTAAGCGTGACAAGAATGCTCTATACATTCTTGAAATCTACGCCAGCCAGGATGCCTACAAAAAGCACATCGCTTCGGAACATTTCCAGAAGTACAAGCAAGGCACCCTCCACATGGTGAAGCACCTTGACTTGATTGACACGGATCCGCTGAACCCGATAATGAGCATCAGCTCTGAGATTGCGGACAAGTAG
- a CDS encoding carboxymuconolactone decarboxylase family protein, with protein sequence MNILKNAIITTVATLALATTTNAQIMKNVLTVQQQDMAIIACLEAKGDLAKLSKAIDKGLDDGLTVSQVKEALSQLYAYTGFPRSLNALGTLQKVLDERKAAGKKTAEGKDASPLPKNYNSLKAGTEVQTKLFGKVNNTFVPATDYYLKAHLFGDIFARDNLTMPERELVTVAALSGMDGVHPQLAAHKAGAKKAGLTDQQVESITMTLQDAKLIPGMYGGDSPWPRGMPNVNYAKYFIGNSYLAPMDAENGGPTNVTFEPGCRNNWHIHHNQVQVLIAVSGRGWYVEEGKEPQELTPGSVVVIPEGKKHWHGAAKDSWFQHLTYHTHVGENASNEWLEPVVDEVYNKLP encoded by the coding sequence ATGAATATACTAAAAAATGCTATAATCACAACCGTAGCCACCCTCGCCCTGGCCACCACCACAAACGCACAGATTATGAAAAACGTTCTTACCGTTCAGCAGCAGGACATGGCCATTATCGCCTGCCTGGAAGCCAAGGGCGACTTGGCAAAACTTAGCAAGGCAATCGACAAGGGTCTGGATGACGGACTCACCGTAAGCCAGGTGAAAGAAGCGCTTTCCCAGCTTTATGCCTACACCGGTTTCCCGCGCTCCCTGAACGCCCTCGGAACTTTGCAGAAAGTTCTGGATGAACGCAAGGCCGCCGGCAAGAAGACCGCCGAAGGCAAGGACGCTTCTCCCCTGCCCAAGAATTACAACTCCCTGAAGGCAGGTACCGAAGTTCAGACGAAGTTGTTCGGCAAGGTGAACAACACTTTCGTTCCTGCAACGGATTACTACCTGAAGGCACATTTGTTTGGCGACATTTTCGCCCGCGACAACTTGACTATGCCGGAACGCGAACTGGTGACTGTTGCGGCCCTCAGCGGCATGGATGGCGTTCACCCCCAGCTGGCTGCACACAAGGCGGGCGCAAAGAAGGCGGGCCTTACGGATCAGCAGGTGGAAAGCATTACCATGACTTTGCAGGATGCCAAGTTAATTCCTGGCATGTACGGCGGAGATTCCCCGTGGCCCCGCGGCATGCCTAACGTAAATTACGCAAAGTACTTTATCGGCAACAGTTACTTGGCCCCTATGGACGCAGAAAATGGCGGCCCCACCAACGTGACGTTTGAACCGGGCTGCCGCAACAACTGGCACATCCATCACAATCAGGTACAGGTCTTGATTGCCGTTTCTGGCCGCGGCTGGTATGTGGAAGAAGGCAAGGAACCTCAGGAACTGACACCGGGTTCTGTCGTGGTCATTCCTGAAGGCAAGAAACACTGGCATGGTGCCGCCAAGGATTCCTGGTTCCAGCACTTGACTTACCACACCCACGTTGGCGAAAACGCCAGCAACGAATGGTTGGAACCTGTAGTTGACGAAGTGTACAACAAGCTTCCGTAA
- a CDS encoding DUF3791 domain-containing protein, with protein MNKESFEFTIYMIHACANKWNKLPSDVYRKLNDSSCIKDLIVPFFDVLHTQSTEYVVNDIETFLKKQGVAI; from the coding sequence ATGAATAAAGAATCCTTTGAATTTACCATCTACATGATTCACGCTTGCGCCAACAAGTGGAACAAGCTCCCGTCAGATGTGTACAGGAAGTTGAATGATTCTTCCTGCATAAAGGATCTTATTGTGCCGTTCTTTGATGTTTTGCACACCCAAAGCACAGAATATGTAGTCAATGACATCGAAACCTTCTTGAAAAAGCAGGGGGTGGCAATATGA
- a CDS encoding helix-turn-helix transcriptional regulator, translated as MLVLYTLSQQPVCRFNQLQRSIPDISQKMLTSTLKTLEADGIIDRKVYPEVPPRVEYSISKRGDTLLPILQDLINWAALNMKKIVKDREKRTISP; from the coding sequence ATGCTGGTACTTTACACATTATCTCAACAGCCCGTTTGCAGATTCAATCAATTACAGCGTAGCATTCCAGACATTTCACAAAAAATGCTAACCTCAACCCTCAAGACCCTGGAAGCCGACGGCATCATTGATCGAAAAGTCTACCCAGAAGTTCCGCCCCGCGTTGAATACTCAATTTCCAAACGCGGCGATACCTTGCTGCCCATCCTCCAGGATTTAATCAACTGGGCCGCACTAAACATGAAAAAGATTGTGAAGGACAGAGAAAAGAGAACTATATCCCCATAA
- a CDS encoding cupin domain-containing protein has translation MKNYAVKNFNGWKNVEGKVFLGQELAMTGAEASLQRLAAGEDAPFFHSHKTHEEIYVIISGKGEYEVDGEKFAVGEGSVVRVAPAGVRALRNTSDAEMVMMCIQYEAMPITSFMDDANIIK, from the coding sequence ATGAAGAATTACGCAGTAAAAAACTTTAATGGCTGGAAGAATGTGGAAGGTAAGGTTTTCCTTGGCCAGGAACTTGCTATGACTGGTGCCGAGGCGTCCCTTCAGCGTCTTGCCGCTGGTGAAGATGCTCCGTTTTTCCATTCCCACAAAACTCACGAAGAAATCTATGTGATTATTTCTGGTAAGGGTGAGTATGAAGTGGACGGCGAAAAGTTTGCCGTTGGCGAAGGTAGCGTTGTCCGCGTAGCTCCAGCGGGTGTCCGTGCCCTGCGCAACACCTCTGATGCAGAAATGGTCATGATGTGCATTCAGTATGAAGCCATGCCGATTACCAGCTTTATGGATGACGCCAATATCATCAAATAG
- a CDS encoding metalloregulator ArsR/SmtB family transcription factor, translating into MAEKKYCEETEKLARIAKALAHPARIAIVQFLAKQDTCYFGDIHEELPIAKATVSQHLKELKDAGLIQGEIEAPKVKYCIDRENWKLAKTLFKDFFNMELCKKKSCCK; encoded by the coding sequence ATGGCTGAAAAAAAGTATTGTGAAGAAACCGAAAAGCTGGCAAGAATTGCCAAGGCTCTTGCTCACCCCGCAAGGATTGCCATTGTACAATTCCTGGCGAAGCAGGATACCTGCTACTTTGGGGACATTCACGAAGAGCTGCCTATTGCCAAGGCGACTGTCAGCCAGCATCTAAAGGAACTGAAAGATGCGGGCTTGATTCAGGGCGAGATTGAAGCGCCGAAGGTCAAGTACTGCATCGATCGTGAAAACTGGAAACTGGCGAAGACGCTTTTCAAGGATTTCTTCAATATGGAACTTTGTAAAAAGAAATCCTGTTGCAAGTAG
- a CDS encoding thioredoxin family protein: MKNIKILVSECKCNQSFADSVERIVKEMGIEATVTRIDDIVQMIPYNIMSLPALVVDEKVVVKGKINDDEIRKVLGLLNSCSCGNCG; this comes from the coding sequence ATGAAAAACATCAAGATTCTTGTCAGTGAATGTAAATGCAACCAGTCCTTCGCCGATTCCGTAGAGCGAATCGTCAAGGAAATGGGAATCGAGGCGACCGTTACTCGTATTGACGATATCGTTCAGATGATTCCCTACAATATAATGTCTCTCCCTGCCTTGGTGGTAGATGAAAAGGTGGTGGTCAAGGGCAAAATCAACGATGACGAAATCCGCAAGGTGCTGGGTTTATTGAATTCTTGCAGCTGTGGAAATTGCGGGTAG
- a CDS encoding nitrophenyl compound nitroreductase subunit ArsF family protein, translating into MKKVFLFLLACATMVIAQGPAVDVLYFHGAQRCITCRSIEKLTKEVLQESFAKELKSGKVTFTVVDISEPTSEKIAKEYKVTWSSLFVNKWEGANEKRNNLTQMGFSYAKNQPAEFKKRFKQVMDDLLK; encoded by the coding sequence ATGAAGAAAGTTTTCTTGTTTTTGCTGGCTTGTGCCACAATGGTTATTGCCCAAGGGCCTGCCGTAGATGTGCTTTACTTTCACGGAGCGCAGCGTTGCATTACTTGTCGTAGCATTGAAAAGCTAACAAAGGAAGTATTGCAGGAGAGTTTTGCGAAAGAATTGAAGTCTGGCAAGGTTACGTTTACGGTTGTTGATATTTCTGAACCGACTAGTGAAAAGATTGCCAAGGAATATAAGGTGACGTGGTCTTCTCTTTTCGTGAATAAGTGGGAGGGCGCTAACGAAAAACGCAATAACCTGACTCAGATGGGCTTTTCTTACGCAAAGAATCAGCCTGCCGAATTCAAGAAGCGTTTTAAGCAGGTAATGGATGACCTTCTTAAATAA
- a CDS encoding aromatic aminobenezylarsenical efflux permease ArsG family transporter: protein MTFLNNLLESSQLPFFTAVILGLLTAISPCPLLTNITAVGFISKKVDKPRAVFLRGLFYAFGRVVSYSVLGFILIAVLRKGGDVFDIQNFVGRAGETVLGPVLIVMGLFMLLGHLLPLPKFGFKGVDESKFNGRLNSGLGSFLLGMLFALAFCPTSGMLYFGMLIPMSMGATGGYFLPIAFGLASSLPILIIAYILAFSINRLGVAVGKMKLFQVWFNRIVALLFIVAGILKTFMEF, encoded by the coding sequence ATGACCTTCTTAAATAATCTTCTGGAAAGTAGCCAGCTGCCTTTTTTTACCGCAGTTATTTTAGGGTTGCTTACGGCGATTTCTCCTTGCCCGTTGCTAACCAATATTACGGCTGTAGGGTTCATTAGTAAAAAGGTGGATAAACCGCGCGCTGTATTTTTGCGAGGGCTTTTCTATGCGTTTGGTCGTGTTGTCAGCTACAGCGTTCTTGGGTTTATCCTAATTGCGGTTCTTCGTAAGGGCGGAGATGTTTTTGATATCCAAAATTTTGTAGGGCGGGCTGGCGAAACTGTACTTGGGCCGGTTCTTATTGTGATGGGCTTGTTCATGCTTTTGGGACATCTTTTGCCTTTGCCAAAATTTGGTTTCAAGGGTGTTGATGAATCAAAGTTCAATGGCCGATTGAACAGTGGGCTGGGCTCCTTTTTGCTGGGAATGCTTTTTGCGCTTGCCTTTTGCCCGACCAGTGGCATGCTTTACTTTGGAATGCTGATTCCCATGTCGATGGGGGCAACCGGTGGTTATTTTTTGCCGATTGCTTTTGGACTAGCCTCTTCGCTACCCATTTTGATCATCGCCTACATTTTGGCGTTTAGCATTAACCGGCTTGGTGTTGCTGTTGGAAAAATGAAACTTTTCCAAGTTTGGTTTAACCGAATCGTTGCGCTGCTTTTTATAGTGGCTGGAATCTTAAAAACTTTTATGGAGTTTTAA
- a CDS encoding arsenate reductase ArsC, whose product MKILVLCTGNRCRSQMAHGILQNLDSSLVVCSAGVTPAQEVHPLGVKVMAEIGIDISKHFPKHVNQYLNEPWDFVITVCGGAKESCPVFFGQVGERLHIGFDDPDAFKGTEEEILPEFRRVRDEIKMKMEEFYLTKIKNSKA is encoded by the coding sequence ATGAAAATTCTCGTTTTGTGTACAGGAAATCGTTGCCGCAGCCAAATGGCTCATGGCATTTTGCAGAATCTGGATTCTTCGTTGGTGGTGTGTTCCGCTGGCGTAACGCCCGCGCAGGAAGTACATCCCTTGGGCGTCAAGGTGATGGCGGAAATTGGCATTGATATTTCAAAGCATTTTCCGAAGCATGTGAATCAGTATTTGAATGAGCCTTGGGATTTTGTCATCACGGTTTGCGGTGGTGCGAAGGAATCTTGCCCGGTGTTCTTTGGGCAGGTTGGAGAGCGCTTGCACATTGGCTTTGACGATCCCGACGCCTTCAAGGGAACAGAAGAAGAAATCCTTCCCGAATTTCGTCGCGTTCGTGATGAAATCAAAATGAAGATGGAAGAATTTTACCTGACAAAAATCAAAAATTCCAAGGCGTAA
- a CDS encoding permease: MIQQFADWLIYGLCGLDAASRLGAALNFFVYDSIKIVLLLFAISFLMGIVNAYFPVERLRNFLTTHKLFGLQYLLAALFGAITPFCSCSSIPLFIGFVKGGIPLGVTFAFLITSPLVNEVAVAMLAATFGWKVTVIYVASGILLGTVLGAILGKFKLERLLSPWVRQIQEMSMRAAANSDVTQADSLQANDETSRYSFFQRLPGIARGSLNIVRGVILYVIIGIAIGAAMHGYVPTGFFENYLSSEHWYAVPLAVILAVPMYSNAAGVVPIIEVLVAKGVAIGTALSFMMAVVGLSLPEAMMLKKVMSLKLLLIFFGTVALSIIVLGLLFNGFGIYATDCCIWKNFLKNFL; this comes from the coding sequence ATGATTCAGCAGTTTGCAGATTGGCTTATCTATGGCTTGTGTGGCCTGGATGCTGCGTCCCGTTTAGGGGCCGCGCTTAACTTCTTTGTTTACGATTCCATAAAGATTGTGCTATTGCTTTTTGCCATCAGTTTCTTGATGGGAATTGTGAACGCCTATTTTCCGGTGGAGCGACTTCGCAATTTCTTGACGACTCATAAGCTGTTTGGTTTGCAGTATTTGCTGGCGGCGCTTTTCGGGGCGATAACTCCTTTCTGTTCCTGCTCCAGCATTCCGCTGTTTATCGGCTTTGTGAAAGGCGGAATTCCTCTGGGAGTGACCTTTGCATTCTTGATTACTTCGCCCTTGGTCAATGAAGTTGCTGTGGCCATGCTTGCGGCGACATTTGGCTGGAAGGTGACGGTGATTTATGTGGCCAGCGGGATTTTGCTGGGAACTGTTTTGGGCGCGATTCTTGGTAAATTTAAATTGGAGAGATTGTTGAGTCCATGGGTGCGGCAGATTCAGGAAATGTCTATGCGAGCGGCTGCGAACTCTGATGTTACGCAAGCCGACTCCTTGCAAGCCAATGATGAAACTTCGCGATACTCCTTCTTCCAGCGCCTCCCAGGCATCGCACGTGGATCCTTGAACATTGTCCGCGGCGTAATCCTCTATGTAATTATCGGTATCGCCATTGGTGCGGCCATGCACGGCTATGTGCCTACAGGATTCTTTGAAAATTATCTTTCTTCGGAGCACTGGTACGCCGTTCCCCTGGCTGTGATTTTGGCGGTGCCCATGTATTCCAATGCGGCTGGCGTTGTGCCCATTATCGAAGTGCTGGTGGCAAAGGGCGTTGCCATTGGAACTGCGCTTTCCTTTATGATGGCGGTGGTGGGGCTTTCGCTCCCTGAGGCCATGATGCTAAAGAAAGTCATGTCCCTAAAGCTTCTGCTGATCTTCTTTGGAACAGTTGCCCTGAGCATCATTGTGCTTGGACTGTTGTTTAATGGGTTTGGGATATATGCAACAGATTGTTGTATATGGAAGAATTTTCTGAAAAATTTTCTATAA
- a CDS encoding TIGR02147 family protein → MKPIVEYTDFRKFMLDFYEEQKLRHGFTWREFSKKAGFSSSSYMKVVCDGKSKLSRIGVERAGEAMGLVGFEMDYFRAMVKFGQEEDQAKKKLAYEEMVSIARLHKVRVIDSELFDFYESWKNPVLRELAPMMPGATPGEMAKKCLPKVSAEEVRETLAFLTKNGFLKKMSDDTFEQAEKSITGSPEATRLAIRGMHYKMACLAANSLDLPKEERNFTGVTMGVSKNSYERIVKELDECRRKIIAIAAEDENIDQVYRLNLQLFPLTKNAKEKDDEK, encoded by the coding sequence ATGAAACCTATCGTTGAATACACCGATTTTCGAAAGTTCATGCTGGACTTCTATGAAGAGCAGAAATTGCGCCATGGGTTTACTTGGCGTGAGTTCTCCAAGAAGGCTGGATTTTCGTCGTCGTCCTACATGAAGGTGGTGTGCGACGGAAAGAGCAAACTGAGTCGAATCGGTGTGGAGCGCGCAGGCGAGGCCATGGGGCTTGTGGGTTTCGAGATGGATTACTTTAGGGCCATGGTGAAGTTTGGCCAGGAAGAAGACCAAGCGAAGAAAAAGCTTGCCTACGAAGAAATGGTTTCCATTGCAAGGCTTCATAAGGTGCGAGTCATTGACAGCGAACTTTTCGACTTTTATGAAAGCTGGAAAAATCCGGTGCTTCGCGAACTTGCTCCCATGATGCCGGGGGCGACGCCTGGAGAAATGGCGAAGAAATGTCTGCCGAAAGTTTCTGCGGAAGAAGTGCGAGAAACTCTTGCGTTTCTCACGAAGAATGGTTTCCTAAAAAAGATGTCGGACGATACTTTTGAACAGGCGGAAAAATCCATTACGGGCTCGCCGGAAGCGACGCGCCTGGCCATTCGCGGAATGCATTACAAGATGGCCTGCCTTGCGGCAAACTCGCTGGACTTGCCGAAGGAAGAGCGAAACTTTACTGGCGTCACCATGGGCGTTTCTAAAAATTCTTACGAGCGGATCGTGAAGGAACTGGATGAATGCCGCCGCAAGATTATTGCCATCGCTGCAGAAGATGAAAATATCGATCAGGTTTATCGCCTGAATCTGCAGTTGTTCCCGCTGACAAAGAACGCGAAGGAGAAGGATGATGAAAAATAA
- a CDS encoding PLP-dependent aminotransferase family protein produces MLSYDIKKTDSDSLYHYLYKCIKKDILSGVLPADEKLPSKRPFAVHLGVSVITVENAYAQLLAEGFIYTEPRKGFFVSAIDTGKTFGHLQSATQANLKQSREAQKNFSEDLSSNFYKNSIGKPASPKKYLADFVNNQVDPESFPFSTWAKNMRKIICENQKELLEPSPYGGLMALRKSIAKFLRGFRNMDVDPSQIIMGAGTDYLYGLLVQLLGFDKKYGVEDPGYSKISKIYRKMNVVCNFIPMDASGVIIDQLEETCTDVIHISPSHHFPSGIVTPVSRRYELLSWAAKSSNRYIVEDDYDSEFRMVGSPIPAMKNIDVMDKVIYINTFSKTLTSSARFSYMVLPKPLAKKFHEEFSFYACTISTLEQLALAKFIDDGSFEKHINRMRNLYRGRRDTLLHAISKSKLAHLVEISEENAGLHFIMRIQTRLSDEEFCKRAEEKGVRIGALSDYYTEATPSEHQFIINYSALSSKKLEKALNALYEVAIS; encoded by the coding sequence ATGCTCAGCTACGACATCAAGAAAACGGATTCCGATTCCCTGTACCACTACCTCTATAAGTGTATCAAGAAGGACATTCTTTCGGGTGTTCTCCCCGCCGACGAAAAGTTGCCTTCAAAGCGGCCTTTTGCGGTACATCTTGGCGTCAGCGTCATTACGGTGGAAAACGCCTACGCCCAGCTTCTGGCTGAAGGATTTATCTACACGGAGCCTCGCAAGGGATTCTTCGTTTCTGCCATCGATACCGGCAAAACTTTTGGACACCTGCAATCCGCGACTCAGGCCAACCTAAAACAGTCCCGGGAAGCACAAAAAAATTTTTCAGAGGACCTGTCCAGTAATTTTTATAAAAACAGCATTGGAAAGCCAGCGTCCCCAAAAAAATATCTGGCCGATTTCGTCAACAACCAAGTGGATCCAGAAAGTTTCCCCTTTTCCACTTGGGCAAAAAACATGCGAAAAATCATCTGTGAAAACCAGAAGGAACTTCTGGAGCCTTCGCCGTATGGCGGCCTCATGGCTCTTCGTAAGTCCATCGCAAAATTTCTGCGTGGCTTCCGCAACATGGATGTGGACCCCAGCCAAATCATCATGGGCGCAGGCACAGATTACTTGTACGGCCTGCTGGTACAACTTTTAGGTTTCGACAAGAAATACGGCGTAGAAGATCCAGGCTACAGCAAGATTTCAAAAATCTACCGCAAGATGAATGTGGTCTGCAACTTCATTCCTATGGATGCAAGCGGAGTCATCATCGACCAGCTGGAAGAAACCTGCACCGATGTCATTCACATTTCGCCATCCCACCATTTTCCCTCAGGCATCGTGACGCCAGTGAGCCGCCGATACGAGCTATTGAGCTGGGCAGCAAAATCCAGCAACCGCTACATTGTAGAAGACGACTACGACAGCGAATTTCGTATGGTGGGTTCCCCCATTCCCGCCATGAAAAACATCGACGTCATGGATAAGGTCATTTACATCAACACCTTCTCCAAGACTCTCACGTCATCAGCCCGCTTCAGCTACATGGTGTTGCCCAAGCCTCTGGCCAAAAAATTCCACGAGGAATTTTCCTTCTACGCCTGCACCATTTCCACGCTGGAACAGTTGGCTCTCGCAAAGTTCATCGACGACGGCTCCTTCGAAAAGCACATCAACCGCATGCGCAATCTGTACCGCGGTCGCCGCGATACATTACTCCATGCCATCAGCAAAAGCAAGCTAGCTCACCTTGTAGAAATCTCCGAAGAAAACGCCGGCCTGCATTTCATTATGCGAATTCAGACCCGCCTAAGCGACGAAGAATTCTGCAAGCGGGCTGAAGAAAAGGGCGTCCGCATCGGCGCCCTTTCGGATTACTACACCGAGGCTACCCCCAGCGAACATCAATTCATCATCAACTATTCCGCCTTGTCTTCCAAGAAATTGGAAAAGGCATTGAACGCATTGTACGAAGTGGCGATTTCTTAA